The following coding sequences lie in one Arachis hypogaea cultivar Tifrunner chromosome 4, arahy.Tifrunner.gnm2.J5K5, whole genome shotgun sequence genomic window:
- the LOC112794394 gene encoding uncharacterized protein, with product MGKGCVISLVIFSIFIAIAGTLVVLGFTVYKPQEPKIHVDNINLDNMKFAFNVFQIKFDFNVTLTADVTVQNPNKIGFKISDTSATLNYRGVKVGEAPIPSQEIAPKETKKFNVTLTVMTAALLSHPMIFNDVTKNQLPLTVVLDIPGQVEILGIIKVNVHVQTYCDILIDILQKRLASQRCKSTANI from the coding sequence ATGGGGAAAGGGTGTGTAATATCCCTAGTCATATTTTCAATTTTCATAGCAATAGCAGGGACATTAGTTGTCCTAGGATTCACAGTGTACAAACCACAAGAGCCCAAAATCCACGTGGACAACATCAACTTGGACAACATGAAGTTTGCCTTCAACGTATTCCAAATAAAGTTTGACTTCAACGTGACGTTGACCGCTGACGTCACCGTACAAAACCCTAACAAGATTGGATTCAAGATTTCAGACACAAGTGCCACTCTCAACTATAGAGGTGTTAAGGTTGGAGAAGCACCTATTCCATCTCAAGAGATAGCACCAAAAGAGACAAAGAAATTCAACGTAACCCTAACTGTCATGACAGCAGCTTTGTTGTCTCATCCTATGATATTCAACGATGTCACAAAGAACCAATTGCCCCTCACGGTTGTGTTGGATATTCCTGGTCAAGTTGAGATCTTGGGCATCATCAAGGTCAACGTTCATGTTCAAACTTATTGTGATATTCTCATCGATATTCTCCAGAAAAGACTCGCCAGCCAAAGATGCAAATCCACCGCCAATATATGA